In Ilumatobacter fluminis, the following proteins share a genomic window:
- a CDS encoding fumarate reductase/succinate dehydrogenase flavoprotein subunit codes for MTLDSKIPAGPLEDKWDEFKAHEKLVNPANKRKFKIIVVGTGLAGASAAATLAELGYQVDAFTFHDSPRRAHSIAAQGGINAAKNYKGDGDSVFRLFYDTVKGGDFRAREANVHRLAQVSVNIIDQMVAQGVPFAREYGGLLDNRSFGGAQVSRTFYARGQTGQQLLLGAYQQLARQIGQGGVKLYNRMELVDIVTVDGRAAGIVVRDLMTGEISSHSAHAVVLATGGYGNAFFLSTNAMACNVTAAWRAHRKGAAFANPCYTQIHPTCIPQADDFQSKLTLMSESLRNDGRVWVPKNPDDTRAAADIPEGERDYYLERIYPSFGNLAPRDIASRAAKRAVDNGQGVGPLKNGVYLDFADAISRLGQQTVKERYGNLFDMYERITGENPYEVPMRIYPASHYTMGGLWVDYELMTTVPGLYCAGEANFSDHGANRLGASALMQGLSDGYFVLPYTISNYLADWLNKPIPGTDHEAFKVAEQQASDRFRQYLSIGGTRSPDYFHRELGKIIWDYCGMERTEQGLEKALSEIPALYDEFQKDLRVTGTGDSLNQTLEKAGRVEDFFELGMLMCRDALVREESCGGHFRAEHQTEEGEALRNDDDFAHVTAWEWSGDPMAPVEHREELEYEVVQFQTRSYK; via the coding sequence ATCACCCTCGACTCCAAGATCCCCGCCGGTCCGCTCGAGGACAAGTGGGACGAGTTCAAGGCGCACGAGAAGCTGGTCAACCCGGCCAACAAGCGCAAGTTCAAGATCATCGTCGTCGGCACCGGTCTCGCCGGTGCATCGGCGGCGGCGACCCTGGCCGAACTCGGCTACCAGGTCGACGCCTTCACGTTCCACGACTCGCCCCGTCGAGCGCACTCGATCGCCGCGCAGGGCGGCATCAACGCCGCCAAGAACTACAAGGGCGACGGCGACTCCGTCTTCCGCCTCTTCTACGACACCGTCAAGGGCGGCGACTTCCGCGCTCGTGAGGCCAACGTCCACCGCCTCGCGCAGGTGTCGGTGAACATCATCGACCAGATGGTCGCCCAGGGCGTGCCGTTCGCGCGCGAGTACGGCGGACTCCTCGACAACCGTTCGTTCGGTGGTGCCCAGGTCTCGCGTACCTTCTACGCCCGCGGCCAGACCGGCCAGCAGCTCCTGCTCGGTGCGTATCAACAGCTCGCTCGCCAGATCGGCCAGGGTGGCGTCAAGCTCTACAACCGCATGGAACTCGTCGACATCGTCACCGTCGACGGTCGGGCGGCCGGCATCGTCGTGCGCGACCTGATGACCGGCGAGATCAGCTCGCACTCGGCCCACGCCGTCGTGCTCGCCACCGGCGGCTACGGCAACGCGTTCTTCTTGTCCACGAACGCGATGGCCTGCAACGTCACCGCGGCGTGGCGAGCCCACCGCAAGGGCGCAGCGTTCGCCAACCCCTGCTACACCCAGATCCACCCGACCTGCATCCCGCAGGCCGACGACTTCCAGTCGAAGCTCACGCTGATGTCCGAGTCGCTCCGCAACGACGGACGCGTCTGGGTTCCCAAGAACCCCGACGACACCCGTGCGGCCGCCGACATCCCCGAAGGTGAACGCGACTATTACCTCGAGCGGATCTATCCGAGCTTCGGCAACCTGGCCCCGCGCGACATCGCCTCGCGGGCCGCCAAGCGGGCGGTCGACAACGGACAGGGCGTCGGCCCCCTCAAGAACGGTGTGTACCTCGACTTCGCCGACGCCATCAGCCGCCTCGGCCAGCAGACCGTCAAGGAGCGCTACGGCAACCTGTTCGACATGTACGAGCGGATCACGGGCGAGAACCCGTACGAGGTGCCGATGCGCATCTACCCCGCCTCGCACTACACGATGGGCGGCCTCTGGGTCGACTACGAGCTGATGACCACCGTGCCCGGCCTGTACTGCGCCGGCGAGGCCAACTTCTCCGACCACGGCGCGAACCGCCTCGGGGCGTCGGCGCTCATGCAGGGTCTGTCCGACGGCTACTTCGTGCTGCCGTACACGATCTCGAACTACCTCGCCGACTGGCTCAACAAGCCGATCCCCGGCACCGACCACGAGGCGTTCAAGGTCGCCGAGCAGCAGGCCTCCGACCGGTTCCGGCAGTACCTGTCGATCGGCGGCACCCGCTCGCCCGACTACTTCCACCGCGAGCTCGGCAAGATCATCTGGGACTACTGCGGGATGGAGCGCACCGAGCAGGGCCTCGAGAAGGCGCTGTCGGAGATCCCGGCGCTGTACGACGAGTTCCAGAAGGACCTGCGGGTCACCGGAACCGGCGACAGCCTCAACCAGACGCTCGAGAAGGCGGGCCGCGTCGAGGACTTCTTCGAACTCGGCATGCTGATGTGCCGCGACGCCCTCGTCCGCGAGGAGTCGTGCGGCGGCCACTTCCGAGCCGAGCACCAGACCGAAGAGGGCGAAGCCCTCCGCAACGACGACGACTTCGCGCACGTCACGGCGTGGGAGTGGTCGGGCGATCCGATGGCACCCGTCGAGCACCGCGAGGAGCTCGAGTACGAGGTCGTCCAGTTCCAGACGAGGAGCTACAAGTGA
- a CDS encoding succinate dehydrogenase cytochrome b subunit — protein MSQTLRRGPVSGTAVGRGAKRKPFLLDFYSTAVGKKYVMAITGIIGIGFVVSHMIGNLKVYIGTVTENGQEVYDIDIYGEFLRDILVPILPRTVFLWILRGVLIGAVLLHIHAAYGLTVMNRKARPVKYQSARDYEVANFASRTMRWTGIIVALFILWHLADLTWGWANPDFVRGEVYRNLDASLSRIPVAILYIVANIALGTHLFHGTWSLFQSMGWNNPRFNQWRKALAAGIATIVVVGNVSFPIMTLAGVIEFDDSVTSVHELHEDHEEASE, from the coding sequence ATGTCACAAACGCTGCGTCGCGGTCCCGTGTCGGGCACCGCAGTCGGGCGAGGCGCCAAGCGCAAGCCGTTCCTCCTCGACTTCTACTCCACGGCCGTCGGCAAGAAGTACGTGATGGCGATCACCGGCATCATCGGCATCGGCTTCGTCGTCTCGCACATGATCGGCAACCTGAAGGTCTACATCGGCACCGTGACCGAGAACGGCCAAGAGGTGTACGACATCGACATCTACGGCGAGTTCCTGCGCGACATCCTCGTGCCGATCCTGCCTCGCACGGTCTTCCTGTGGATCCTGCGTGGCGTCCTCATCGGTGCCGTGCTGCTCCACATCCACGCCGCCTACGGCCTGACGGTCATGAACCGCAAGGCCCGCCCGGTCAAGTACCAGTCGGCGCGTGACTACGAGGTCGCCAACTTCGCCAGCCGCACGATGCGGTGGACCGGCATCATCGTCGCCCTGTTCATCCTCTGGCACCTCGCCGATCTCACGTGGGGCTGGGCCAACCCCGACTTCGTCCGGGGCGAGGTGTACCGCAACCTCGACGCCAGCCTGAGCCGCATCCCGGTCGCGATCCTGTACATCGTCGCCAACATCGCGCTCGGCACCCACCTGTTCCACGGCACGTGGAGCCTGTTCCAGTCGATGGGCTGGAACAATCCCCGATTCAACCAGTGGCGTAAGGCGCTCGCCGCCGGCATCGCCACGATCGTCGTCGTCGGCAACGTCTCGTTCCCGATCATGACACTCGCCGGCGTCATCGAGTTCGACGACAGCGTCACCAGCGTGCACGAACTGCACGAGGACCACGAGGAGGCGTCCGAATGA
- a CDS encoding winged helix-turn-helix transcriptional regulator — protein sequence MARSTDTQNGPLDSQAAIERTLSVIGDKWSILVVRAVLRGVRRFDELIDDLGIARPVLAERLKRLVAHDVLAKVPYQEHPARYEYRLTEAGLALSPVLVALVRWSETHLPNVEPTTALVHAPCGTELEQAFWCRTCATTFGPSAIRGVQADAAVGADHPGDHSG from the coding sequence ATGGCCCGATCCACCGACACCCAGAACGGACCGCTCGACTCGCAGGCCGCGATCGAGCGCACCCTGTCCGTCATCGGCGACAAGTGGTCGATCCTCGTGGTGCGCGCCGTGCTGCGCGGCGTCCGCCGGTTCGACGAGCTGATCGACGACCTCGGCATTGCCCGTCCGGTGCTCGCCGAACGGCTGAAGCGACTCGTCGCCCACGACGTGCTCGCCAAGGTGCCGTACCAGGAGCACCCGGCGCGGTACGAGTACCGGCTCACCGAGGCCGGACTGGCGTTGTCGCCGGTGCTCGTCGCACTGGTGCGTTGGAGTGAGACCCATCTCCCGAACGTCGAGCCGACCACGGCACTCGTCCACGCCCCGTGCGGCACCGAACTCGAGCAGGCGTTCTGGTGCCGCACGTGCGCGACCACGTTCGGCCCGTCGGCGATCCGCGGTGTGCAGGCCGACGCAGCGGTCGGCGCCGATCATCCCGGCGATCATTCCGGCTGA
- the cofH gene encoding 5-amino-6-(D-ribitylamino)uracil--L-tyrosine 4-hydroxyphenyl transferase CofH — translation MTPTTVTLAPRTESRALPDDVVAAMERAASIRDRRHGTRITYSPKVFIPLTMLCRDRCGYCTFAQPPAHLDAPFLSRDEVLRIARDGARQGCHEALFTLGEAPEQRYDVAADWLREHGYDSTVHYLHDMAAAVLDETGLLPHANAGALPADELRLLREVSPSQGMMIETLRSDLPCHRGAPDKTPERRLATLEAAGELDIAFTTGILVGIGETRDDRVTALEAIAASHRRHGHVQEVIVQNFLPKPGTAMRHEPPCPPEEFLWSIATAREILPPDIHLQAPPNLSDDFGVLVDAGIDDWGGVSPVTADHVNPERPWPALDRLREVTEAHGHTVAPRLTIHPEFALDPDRWVHDDLRFAVLDRSDAEGLARDDAGSFWPERVSAADVVNDGAEVVLVGKRSTAWYAGATNDPTTLVPGPSAASPSSRVGAALARAESGEQLGVDDLVDLFGARGPEVGAIAEYADHLRQEAVGDTVTWVHNRNINYTNVCTFKCRFCGFSKGPLSLNLRGTPYLLTLDDIAERAAEAERLGATEVTLQGGIHPDFDGDYYIDVTRAVREAAPTIHVHGFTALEVTEGARRLGQDLHTYLGRLKEAGLSSLPGTAAEILDDPVREILCPDKITTDEWLDCHAAAHDIGLHSNVTMMFGAVEQPISWARHIVRTRELQSVTGGFTEFVGLPFVHMASPIYLQRRARRGPTFRETLLLHAVARIAYRGLIDNIQLSWVKIGEAGARQMLRAGCNDLGGTLMDENISRAAGAAHGQAMTEQRFRGLVEPLGRTIAQRTTGYGRVDGVDHAAVRAPAAG, via the coding sequence ATGACCCCCACGACGGTGACGCTCGCTCCCCGCACCGAGAGCCGGGCACTCCCCGACGACGTCGTCGCTGCGATGGAGCGCGCCGCGTCGATCCGCGACCGACGTCACGGCACGCGCATCACCTACTCGCCGAAGGTGTTCATCCCCCTGACGATGTTGTGTCGCGACCGGTGCGGGTACTGCACGTTCGCCCAGCCCCCGGCCCACCTCGACGCGCCGTTCCTGTCGCGCGACGAGGTCCTCCGCATCGCTCGCGACGGCGCGCGCCAGGGTTGCCACGAGGCCCTGTTCACGCTGGGCGAGGCGCCCGAACAGCGCTACGACGTCGCCGCCGACTGGCTGCGAGAGCACGGCTACGACTCGACGGTGCACTACCTCCACGACATGGCTGCGGCAGTGCTGGACGAGACCGGCTTGCTCCCCCACGCCAACGCCGGCGCCCTCCCGGCCGACGAACTCCGCCTCCTGCGCGAGGTCTCACCGAGCCAGGGGATGATGATCGAGACCCTGCGGAGCGACCTGCCGTGTCATCGCGGTGCGCCCGACAAGACGCCCGAGCGGCGACTCGCCACACTCGAGGCGGCCGGCGAACTCGACATCGCGTTCACGACCGGGATCCTCGTCGGCATCGGCGAGACGCGCGACGACCGGGTCACCGCACTCGAGGCGATCGCCGCGTCGCACCGCCGCCACGGGCACGTGCAGGAGGTCATCGTGCAGAATTTCCTGCCGAAGCCGGGCACCGCCATGCGTCACGAACCTCCGTGCCCGCCCGAGGAGTTCCTCTGGTCGATCGCCACCGCCCGCGAGATCCTGCCGCCCGACATCCACCTCCAGGCGCCACCCAACCTGTCGGACGACTTCGGCGTGCTCGTCGACGCCGGCATCGACGACTGGGGCGGGGTGTCACCCGTGACCGCCGACCATGTCAACCCCGAACGCCCGTGGCCCGCACTCGATCGATTGCGCGAGGTCACCGAGGCACACGGACACACCGTCGCACCCCGCCTGACGATCCACCCCGAGTTCGCACTCGACCCGGATCGCTGGGTGCACGACGATCTGCGGTTCGCCGTGCTCGACCGCAGCGACGCCGAAGGACTCGCCCGCGACGACGCCGGCTCGTTCTGGCCCGAGCGTGTCTCGGCAGCCGACGTCGTGAACGACGGGGCCGAGGTCGTCCTCGTCGGCAAGCGGTCGACCGCCTGGTACGCCGGCGCCACCAACGACCCGACCACGCTCGTTCCGGGGCCGTCGGCCGCCTCACCGTCGTCACGGGTCGGCGCTGCACTCGCACGCGCCGAGTCGGGCGAGCAACTCGGCGTCGACGACCTCGTCGACCTGTTCGGCGCCCGCGGCCCAGAGGTGGGAGCGATCGCCGAGTACGCCGATCACCTCCGCCAGGAGGCCGTCGGCGACACGGTCACGTGGGTCCACAACCGCAACATCAACTACACGAACGTCTGCACGTTCAAGTGCCGCTTCTGCGGTTTCTCCAAGGGTCCGCTCTCGCTCAACCTGCGCGGGACGCCGTACCTCCTGACGCTCGACGACATCGCCGAGCGCGCCGCCGAGGCCGAACGCCTCGGCGCGACCGAAGTGACGCTGCAGGGAGGCATCCACCCCGACTTCGACGGCGACTATTACATCGATGTCACCCGGGCAGTCCGCGAGGCGGCGCCGACGATCCACGTCCACGGGTTCACGGCCCTCGAGGTCACCGAAGGCGCACGGCGGCTGGGACAGGACCTGCACACGTACCTCGGCCGACTGAAGGAGGCGGGACTGTCGTCGTTGCCCGGCACCGCCGCGGAGATCCTCGACGACCCCGTCCGGGAGATCCTGTGCCCCGACAAGATCACCACCGACGAATGGCTCGACTGCCATGCCGCCGCGCACGACATCGGGCTGCACTCGAACGTGACGATGATGTTCGGTGCGGTCGAGCAGCCGATCTCGTGGGCGCGTCACATCGTTCGCACCCGCGAACTCCAGTCGGTCACCGGCGGGTTCACCGAGTTCGTCGGCCTTCCGTTCGTCCACATGGCGTCACCGATCTACCTCCAGCGACGAGCGCGCCGCGGACCGACCTTCCGCGAGACATTGCTCCTGCACGCCGTCGCCCGCATCGCCTACCGTGGCCTGATCGACAACATCCAGCTGTCGTGGGTGAAGATCGGCGAGGCCGGTGCACGCCAGATGCTCCGGGCCGGGTGCAACGACCTCGGCGGCACCCTCATGGACGAGAACATCTCGCGCGCCGCCGGCGCCGCGCACGGCCAGGCGATGACCGAGCAGCGGTTCCGCGGCCTCGTCGAGCCGCTCGGCCGCACGATCGCCCAGCGCACGACCGGCTACGGACGCGTCGACGGGGTGGATCACGCCGCGGTTCGCGCGCCAGCAGCCGGCTGA